atcaaggtcctaaaccttattaggaaatttaagGCATTACAAGGAAGAACCCCACAGAATGGACTAAGTCACATATTTCAGACTACCCAAAATGTGACATTTTGGTGAATAATTTGTGTGAGAGTTTCAATGCAGCCATACTTGATGCTCGCGACAAGCCAATTATAACTTTACTAGAGAAAATTAGATTTTGGTTGATGTCTCGGTTTTATAACAAAAAAGCTGAGTTGGAGAAGATGACTCAACCTGTGGGGAAGAGAATTTTGAAGATAATTTAGAAGAAAAAAGAGGTTGCAAAGCATTGTCTGGTTACTAGGTCTGACAAGTTTCAGTTTCAGGTTCAATGCAGCAATGGTAGTGCCTTGGTTGTCGATTTGGAATTCAGAACTTGTACATGTAGGAGGTTTCAACTATCTGGGCTTCCTTGTGGCCATGCAAGAGCTACTATCTGGTTCATGGGAGGTAATGTCTTTGATTATGTCCATGGATTCTATAAAAAAGAATCATTGCAAAAAGCATATGAACAGAGTGTGCATCCTATGCCTAGTCCAGATATGTGGCCTCAGACAGGACTCAACCCAATTGATCCACCACCTGAGACGAAGCTGCCTGGAAGACCTAAGAAAGCTAGGAGAAGGGAGACAGATGAACCTCCACCTGCTTTAAAGAAAGCTTGAAGAACTGGACAAGTTAAAACATGCAGCAATTGTCTGAAAACAGGCCACAGGAGAGAAACATGCAAATCTACTAAGGTGGTTGAGGTATAAACTTTATGCTTTCTTCTCAGTCCAGATAATTTTTATCATTGATTAGTTGCTTTATCATTGTTTTGTGAATTTGGAGCTAAATATTTGTTTGTTCAACCTATTTTAGAATCGTGTGGTCAAAAAGCGAGGTCATCCACCACTGCAGAACCCAATTGAATCCACACTTTTAAGGAAGGAAAGAAGACTGAAACAACATGCTAAAGGAGGAACTAGTGGTGCAACCAATGCTCAACCCGATACTGTCTGACTGGAAGGAGTTTcttcttttgattttattttgaacTAGTGGTCGAATCTTGTATTTTGGTGTCTGTTATGTTGACCATTTTAGAGTCATGTATTTTGGTGTCTGTTTTTTGAGTCATGACAGGGTCATGCTGGCCATGATATTGGTCATGTACAGATCAGATACATTTGGCTTTTTAGGCCTATATTTTTGTACCTATCTCTTATGGTAATGAATGTAACTAGTTGTTGATCATATTTATTTCACAAAATACATCAACTAGAATACTGAATTCAAAATAGACCAAGATAGATTACATTGATTTGGGGTTTCATTTTGCAACAAAATTCATTACAAATCAATGCCTAGGGTGCAATAGCTTTGTCATTGTCAATACTGCACATGAAGATTAcccaaaaataaactaacaatacCAACAACTTCTACTTTGATTTTGTAGCCCAAATAACCACAACCAATAGAATTACAGCAAAATACATAGTATTCAAAAAGTAGTAACACTGCATTCGACCTCCATCATTTACTCTACCCCTGCTTTCAGCACAACTTTCACAGCTTTCTCTTCCAACATTTTGAAGGTTGTGAGATTGTGTCTCAAATCCATTTGAAGAACCACTGCATTGCCGATGACTTCCAATGTCAGTTGTCGTACTTAGGGATGTGATTTCAGTTTCAAGGTCACCAATTTTTCTTAGTAGTCCAGGGATGACCACCTTTGCTCGATGGCACATTGGAGGGTCTATCCATTCAAAGAAATTACACCCACCATGAATCTGAGTTGACCAAAACATACAAAATTTCTAGTGAACACCCATAGCCATTTATTCAATTAATCAGATTACAAAAACAAATGGAGATCTTACCCGATACTTGTTGCATGTTCTGAATCTTCGCCCAGAATTTTTGTTTGTCCAAGCCGTTCTTTCTACCACTGGCCTTGGTGGTCGATAATGGCAATTTTTTCCGTTCTCCATTAACCCGATGCAAAAGATGCCCTAACCCCCAATTCGAAGGAATTACAAGTTTTATTCTACTGGGTTCACGTGCTATACTGTCGGGGGTGGATCGTCTGGGTGTGGTCGGGGGGAAAGCTTCATCTTCATCGTTTTTCTGGGTATggagttttgagttttttttgttttagattaGTTTTAGAACTTGGTTTTAGACAAACGGTTTTTTCggttatattaattaatcacggttagttttctttttttgtttttaattaaaaaccacaaccattaattgtttttgtttttaaattttaataatttaacccaATCGGGTCGTGACACGTATATCAAATATACCCCTAACGGCCCAGGGACCAACGTCTGCTCTAAAATCGTAACGGTATGCATTATTGCCGCAAAAAgttttacataagcatttaagtgcaataaactgaactacataggcattattgccgcaaatatccctataaaATACCATTcttaaaaggaaataaaaaagtTGGTTCCTATGCTTCTTTTCTCTTTGGAGAAAGAGAAAAAGGCACTACTAATAGGCGCTTTACATTTTTGAATCATTGAATGTATAGTAC
The Humulus lupulus chromosome 6, drHumLupu1.1, whole genome shotgun sequence DNA segment above includes these coding regions:
- the LOC133785708 gene encoding uncharacterized protein LOC133785708 is translated as MMSDRQKGLENAVGAIFSGCEVRFCVRHLHANFKKEYPGLLLKQLLWAAANTTTQAEFARAMQEVKNVSDGAYNWLAGNVQCSNGSALVVDLEFRTCTCRRFQLSGLPCGHARATIWFMGGNVFDYVHGFYKKESLQKAYEQSVHPMPSPDMWPQTGLNPIDPPPETKLPGRPKKARRRETDEPPPALKKA